The following proteins are co-located in the Brevibacillus laterosporus DSM 25 genome:
- the proC gene encoding pyrroline-5-carboxylate reductase — protein MNNHQANQICQQLHVGFMGAGSIVEAIVKGITAKHLLPASSINVTNHSDDARLRELQEQYGVIPTRDLSAMLLQSQVLFLGMKPKDVATACQTLRDYVTPDHLIISVIAGVPTSSIQEWLGVECPIIRAMPNTSSAVGLSATGMAAGRYASAHHLAIAECLFQSIGQVCTVPEQELDIITGLSGSGPAYIYYLVEAMEGAGQQAGLSQEMSRELTVQTLLGAAHMLLATKEEPAVLRKRVTSPGGTTQAGLEVLQSHGFKQAITEAVLRATERARELGAPYR, from the coding sequence ATGAACAATCATCAAGCTAACCAGATATGCCAACAACTACACGTGGGTTTTATGGGAGCAGGTTCCATCGTAGAAGCCATTGTAAAAGGTATCACAGCTAAACATTTACTACCTGCTAGTAGCATCAATGTGACGAATCATTCAGATGATGCCAGGCTCCGTGAGTTGCAAGAGCAGTACGGAGTAATCCCAACTCGTGATTTATCTGCCATGCTTCTACAATCTCAAGTATTATTCTTAGGAATGAAACCAAAAGACGTAGCCACAGCCTGCCAAACCTTACGTGATTACGTAACACCGGATCACTTGATTATCTCGGTCATTGCCGGTGTCCCTACCTCCTCTATTCAAGAATGGCTCGGAGTGGAATGTCCAATCATTCGAGCGATGCCAAACACCTCTTCGGCCGTAGGTTTATCTGCAACTGGAATGGCTGCTGGTAGATATGCATCTGCACACCATCTGGCCATAGCAGAATGTTTATTTCAGTCAATCGGTCAGGTGTGTACAGTCCCTGAACAAGAATTAGATATTATCACTGGTTTATCGGGAAGTGGTCCCGCTTATATTTATTATCTCGTTGAAGCGATGGAAGGTGCTGGACAACAAGCAGGTCTTTCACAGGAGATGTCCCGTGAGCTAACAGTGCAAACCTTGCTCGGTGCTGCGCACATGTTGTTAGCCACCAAAGAAGAACCAGCTGTTCTACGCAAAAGAGTAACTAGCCCCGGTGGAACTACACAAGCAGGGCTAGAGGTATTGCAATCGCATGGTTTTAAACAAGCCATAACAGAAGCGGTTTTACGAGCAACTGAACGTGCACGAGAGCTAGGAGCACCTTATCGGTAA
- a CDS encoding spore coat protein, with protein MQNKQIANPQSKQLPQVKGPEMNDRDYINDALSTCKYLTDSLNDAVREASHQQLHESYLQLLTETHQSARELYNCMFQKGWYKLEVEDQQKVTQAHQQFSGYSTQFPYNH; from the coding sequence ATGCAAAACAAACAAATAGCTAATCCGCAATCTAAACAACTACCGCAAGTCAAAGGACCTGAAATGAATGATCGTGATTATATCAACGATGCGCTTAGCACCTGCAAATATTTGACTGACAGCCTAAATGATGCCGTACGGGAAGCAAGTCACCAGCAATTACATGAATCCTATTTGCAATTATTAACGGAAACTCATCAATCAGCCCGTGAATTATATAATTGTATGTTCCAAAAAGGCTGGTATAAGCTTGAGGTGGAAGATCAACAAAAGGTAACACAAGCTCACCAGCAATTTAGCGGGTATTCGACTCAATTTCCATATAATCATTAA
- a CDS encoding efflux RND transporter permease subunit — protein sequence MIEYFIKKRKITLVFFTMVVLIGIFISRSLPKQEQPDTIVSMATVTTIYPGATPEKMEQTVTKKLEEKINEVQGIKSISSESRSGISLITVRSESKVEPKKVFEELRKKVKDAETDLPEEAEQPIINDDMSRTFIQTFQITTESFEEILQLRDTLDLWKDQLRTIPGVSDVSILGLPKQELKIHINAQRLQQYKISWTQVMNAVRTKNETTPLGDVNIDTRKYQLTMPVSYNADTFKKVIVTRTTDGVPVYLQDIATISDSTKRLEYRTYYNGKPAVTVSINGELGSDVPRVQKAIDQKLETLEKNLPSWAKKEPVFSQVDRIDELFSGLFHEMLIAIVAVLFICRLGLNLTTSMMVALAIPISLSAGMAVLPFFGITLNQMTIFGLIIVLGILVDDAVVVNDNIERRLSILGEDPYTAAIFGTKEVSVSIITATLATVSAFGPIIFLPGDAGHFIFPVPVIIIFSMLASMLMSLTIVPIFREWNERRNKKQTNYQKPAGLLGKQINSLIHWYGDRVMPIMLKNPLKTGVIGVLIATVFYGLITFIPVQLFPDDDRPQMIVNISTPVGSNLQETDRIVQSVTEWIQQQPHIEKVSAFVGGNGPQMIPSAPPVGSGENMAQLVITFDNKQMDSRKVLKPWMAQFKQMYPEANIIPYSVKAAMYTGSPVAIRVYGDDLHQLYAISEQIKQLIAETRGTYNINDTLGNEQYSLQFNVNQGNMDKKLISEADLTRTLRLISQGIPMGQFDNGKNLVDITLLADQSGMTTQQVFEQLTVPNVQGQLIPVAQIAEMKPSLSLQNIPRYNLSRSVTITSDVGDRTANDVMRELKEKMERLELPAEYAWNVTGETEEETDILLDLGMLAVVAVFLIFLLIVIQFNSLSIPILVMSTVYLAISGSLIGLFITRTPIGFMTVAGFISLSGIVVRNGIVLIEFIEEARHTGVELKEAVIGAGKARLRPILLTTLAAIAGLTPMAITGSVMFKPLAITIISGLLFSMLLTLIVVPSLYTVLAIGKQRKIARKKAREQINSQQVEKPL from the coding sequence ATGATTGAGTATTTCATCAAAAAGCGAAAAATAACGCTTGTATTCTTTACGATGGTGGTGCTAATTGGGATATTCATTTCCCGTTCACTTCCTAAGCAGGAACAACCAGACACCATTGTCAGTATGGCTACGGTCACAACCATTTATCCGGGGGCAACTCCAGAAAAAATGGAACAAACCGTAACAAAGAAATTGGAAGAAAAGATCAATGAGGTTCAAGGCATCAAATCAATTAGTTCCGAATCCCGTTCTGGGATATCCCTTATTACCGTTAGGTCAGAGAGTAAAGTCGAACCGAAAAAGGTATTTGAAGAGCTGCGGAAAAAAGTGAAGGATGCTGAGACTGATTTACCGGAGGAAGCAGAGCAACCAATCATTAATGATGACATGAGTCGTACGTTTATACAGACTTTTCAAATTACGACTGAATCATTTGAAGAAATTCTTCAGCTACGCGATACACTTGATCTTTGGAAGGATCAGCTTCGTACCATACCTGGTGTTTCAGACGTCTCTATACTCGGCTTGCCAAAACAGGAACTAAAAATACATATAAATGCCCAAAGATTGCAACAATACAAAATTTCCTGGACACAAGTCATGAATGCTGTTCGAACGAAAAACGAAACGACGCCACTTGGGGATGTTAACATTGACACCCGTAAATATCAGCTTACAATGCCTGTTAGCTACAATGCTGACACATTCAAAAAAGTAATTGTGACCCGTACAACAGACGGAGTGCCTGTTTATCTTCAGGATATCGCGACGATTTCAGATAGTACCAAAAGACTTGAATACCGAACCTATTATAACGGCAAGCCTGCTGTGACGGTCAGCATAAATGGCGAATTGGGAAGCGATGTTCCTAGGGTTCAGAAAGCCATTGATCAAAAGCTAGAAACGTTAGAAAAGAATCTTCCTTCGTGGGCAAAAAAAGAGCCTGTCTTTTCCCAGGTGGATCGAATTGATGAGCTTTTCTCTGGACTTTTTCACGAGATGCTGATTGCTATTGTGGCCGTTCTTTTCATATGCAGGCTAGGTTTGAACCTGACGACGTCCATGATGGTAGCGTTGGCGATTCCGATCTCATTATCAGCAGGAATGGCTGTCCTGCCTTTCTTTGGAATTACACTCAACCAGATGACGATCTTCGGGCTCATCATTGTACTTGGTATTCTTGTGGATGACGCAGTCGTAGTGAATGACAATATCGAGAGAAGGCTTTCTATACTGGGGGAAGACCCGTATACGGCTGCTATATTTGGAACCAAAGAGGTCTCCGTTTCAATTATCACAGCTACTCTTGCTACGGTTTCGGCGTTTGGGCCGATCATTTTTCTTCCTGGAGATGCGGGGCATTTCATCTTTCCCGTTCCGGTCATCATCATCTTCTCGATGCTGGCCTCAATGCTCATGTCACTTACGATAGTTCCTATTTTTAGAGAATGGAACGAGAGGCGGAACAAAAAACAGACAAACTATCAGAAGCCAGCCGGTCTATTAGGAAAACAAATCAATTCCTTGATTCATTGGTATGGGGATCGCGTAATGCCGATTATGCTGAAGAATCCATTAAAAACAGGAGTAATTGGGGTATTGATAGCAACCGTGTTTTATGGATTGATTACATTTATACCCGTTCAGCTTTTTCCTGATGACGACAGACCACAGATGATTGTCAACATTAGCACGCCTGTTGGCAGTAATTTGCAGGAAACAGATCGAATTGTTCAGAGCGTTACAGAGTGGATTCAGCAGCAGCCGCATATTGAAAAGGTCTCTGCTTTCGTAGGTGGGAATGGGCCACAGATGATTCCGAGTGCACCACCTGTCGGATCAGGAGAAAATATGGCACAATTGGTAATTACATTTGATAATAAGCAGATGGATTCAAGAAAAGTCCTGAAGCCGTGGATGGCACAGTTTAAACAGATGTACCCAGAAGCAAATATTATTCCCTATAGTGTAAAGGCAGCGATGTATACAGGAAGTCCGGTAGCCATTCGGGTGTATGGAGACGATTTGCATCAGCTATATGCCATTTCGGAGCAAATAAAACAACTGATTGCCGAGACGAGGGGAACTTATAATATAAACGATACTCTGGGTAACGAGCAATATTCCCTACAATTCAATGTGAATCAGGGAAATATGGATAAGAAGTTGATCAGTGAAGCTGACTTGACGAGGACATTACGTCTGATTAGCCAAGGAATTCCTATGGGGCAATTTGATAATGGAAAAAATTTGGTTGATATCACTCTGCTTGCGGATCAATCGGGAATGACAACTCAGCAAGTCTTTGAGCAGCTCACGGTTCCAAACGTTCAGGGTCAGCTCATTCCTGTTGCTCAGATAGCCGAAATGAAGCCATCCTTATCACTACAGAATATACCCCGCTACAATTTGTCACGCAGTGTTACAATTACGAGTGATGTAGGGGATCGGACGGCCAATGATGTGATGAGAGAATTGAAAGAGAAGATGGAGAGGCTAGAATTACCAGCTGAGTATGCATGGAATGTAACTGGTGAAACAGAAGAGGAAACCGATATTTTACTTGATTTAGGAATGCTGGCGGTTGTAGCGGTTTTCCTCATTTTTCTCTTGATTGTCATACAGTTTAATTCGTTATCCATTCCTATTTTGGTCATGAGTACGGTTTATCTGGCGATTTCTGGTAGCTTAATCGGGTTATTCATCACAAGAACACCAATCGGATTTATGACAGTGGCGGGCTTTATCTCCTTGTCTGGGATTGTTGTGCGAAATGGGATTGTATTGATTGAGTTTATCGAGGAGGCAAGACATACTGGTGTTGAACTGAAGGAAGCGGTTATTGGAGCTGGTAAAGCCCGATTGAGACCGATCCTGTTAACAACTCTGGCAGCGATAGCAGGCCTTACACCAATGGCGATTACGGGCAGTGTGATGTTCAAACCGCTCGCTATTACCATCATTTCTGGACTATTGTTCTCCATGCTACTAACGCTGATTGTGGTCCCATCCCTGTATACGGTTCTTGCAATTGGCAAGCAAAGGAAAATCGCAAGAAAGAAGGCTCGGGAACAGATAAATAGCCAACAGGTTGAAAAGCCATTGTAA
- a CDS encoding efflux RND transporter periplasmic adaptor subunit, protein MNTTVQKRFWILLILSLSMIVMTACSKDKEATVQPQEAKIVVAEAIKAKTFKEISELSGTLAPKEETTLSFEVAGEIKSLLYKEGDQVKKGDILAQLDSTDYSLQLALAEANVYGANANLAKVKNGFREQEVQQAKVAADAKKILLEKAQKDYIRMEQLYKSGALPQTELENVKNALELAKKDFASAQQSYSLVVAGARTEDISSTQASYQGAVVGRNQAVATLAKTQIKAPITGTVLSKLVDVGQLASPGVPIYRIGNINQLKTVLPVPDRDISAWNVGDTVEFTLYEQKRTGKVSKVYPATNEQTGTISVEVMIDNAKHDWFPGQVVSAKRALSQKEGIFVQVEAVFSRGSGPFVYVIKDGKARKTPVTLGQYVDNFLEITSGLQAGDMLITKGADRLLDGDIVAVGGGKQHD, encoded by the coding sequence ATGAATACTACCGTACAAAAAAGGTTTTGGATTCTACTCATACTCTCCCTCTCGATGATCGTGATGACGGCATGCAGTAAAGATAAGGAAGCAACTGTTCAACCGCAGGAGGCGAAAATAGTTGTAGCAGAGGCAATTAAAGCGAAAACATTTAAAGAGATAAGTGAGCTTTCGGGGACGCTTGCTCCCAAGGAAGAAACAACGTTATCTTTCGAAGTAGCAGGAGAGATCAAGTCTTTACTCTACAAAGAGGGAGATCAAGTAAAAAAAGGGGATATCTTGGCCCAGCTTGATTCCACAGATTACTCTCTCCAGCTAGCTTTGGCCGAGGCTAATGTATATGGTGCGAATGCTAATTTGGCTAAAGTAAAAAACGGCTTCAGAGAACAAGAGGTTCAGCAAGCAAAAGTAGCGGCTGATGCAAAGAAAATTCTGCTGGAAAAGGCACAAAAAGATTACATACGCATGGAGCAACTTTATAAGAGTGGTGCGCTCCCTCAAACTGAGCTTGAAAATGTCAAAAACGCACTTGAACTTGCTAAAAAAGACTTTGCCTCAGCTCAGCAATCCTACTCGCTTGTAGTGGCAGGGGCCCGGACGGAAGATATAAGCTCGACTCAAGCGAGCTATCAGGGCGCTGTTGTTGGTCGAAATCAGGCCGTAGCCACTCTAGCAAAAACACAAATAAAAGCTCCGATTACTGGAACAGTACTATCAAAACTAGTGGATGTGGGACAACTGGCGAGTCCGGGCGTTCCTATTTACCGTATCGGTAACATTAACCAACTAAAAACAGTTTTACCCGTACCTGACAGGGATATATCCGCCTGGAATGTAGGAGATACAGTCGAATTTACACTGTATGAGCAAAAACGTACAGGAAAGGTCTCAAAAGTCTATCCAGCCACCAATGAGCAGACAGGTACGATCAGCGTAGAAGTTATGATTGATAATGCAAAGCATGACTGGTTTCCCGGACAAGTAGTGAGTGCGAAGAGGGCCTTGTCACAAAAAGAAGGAATTTTTGTGCAGGTAGAAGCTGTCTTTAGCCGAGGGTCTGGTCCTTTTGTCTATGTGATAAAAGATGGGAAAGCAAGGAAGACACCTGTAACCCTTGGCCAATACGTTGATAACTTTCTGGAAATTACATCCGGGCTACAAGCAGGAGATATGTTGATTACGAAAGGTGCTGACCGATTGCTCGATGGTGACATTGTTGCCGTGGGAGGGGGCAAACAGCATGATTGA